From Calorimonas adulescens:
CCGTTTCTCTAAATAACTTCTTCTCAGCTGACCACATGCAGCATTGATTTTCCCTCCCAGAGACCTGCGAACAGTAACATTAATACCGAATTTTTCGAGCTTTTCTTTAAACCGTTTTACCCTTTCTGTTGTAGACGGTAAAAACTCAGTCTCTTCAATCCTATTAACTGGTATCAAGTTTACATGGCAAAGGAGCCCCCTTATCAACAGAGCAAGTGTTTCAGCATCTTCTTCTTTATCATTAAAGTCTCTTATCATAGAATATTCAAAGGTGACCCTTTTGTTAGTGTGTTCTATATAATATTTTATTGAAGCAATTATATCTTTTATTGGATAAGCTCTATTGATCGGCATTATCGACATTCGCTTCTCATCCGATGCTGCATGTAACGACACAGCAAGGGTCAATTGTAATCCTTCATCAGCAAGCTTATAGATACCAGGTACAATCCCACAGGTTGAAATTGTAATATGTCTTGCCCCTATATTCAGCCCCTTCTTTTCGTTTATTATTCTTACAAAACGCAAGACATTATCATAATTATCCAGTGGTTCTCCACTTCCCATTAGTACAACACGAGAAATCCGTACGCCTTTTAATCTTTGTACAGCCATTATTTGTTCAACCATTTCCCCAGGTTTTAAGTTCCTAACAAAGCCATTTATTGTTGAAGCACAAAAGCTACACCCCATTTTGCACCCCACCTGGCTTGACGCACAAAGGGTGTAACCATATTTGTAGCTTAATAGCACTGTTTCAATTGAGTTGCTATCCTCAAGTGAAACCAAGAATTTACACGCATCTTTATAGTTTTCTTCTTTCATTACGTTTGATTTAAATATAAAATACCGATCACTCAATCTCCCCCTTAAACTCCTAGGAAGGTTGGTCATATCGTCAAAATCATTCACATCCTTGTAAATCCATTCAAATACCTGATCCGCCCTGTACCCTGGTTCACCGAGCTCTACCACTATTCCTCTTAACTCCTCAATTGTGTAATCCTTAATATCTTCTTTATTCATCTCATACCACCATTATATTTGTTATGATTAATTAACTTTTATATGGACAATTGCCCCTAACCCAATCTACTCATTTTTGCTATGAAAAAACCATCGGTCTGATTTAATGATGGATAAAGGGTGATATAGCCTGTGCCAGAATCCCTTAACATCAAATTGGATGGTAACAAATCATTAAAATCAATTAATCTAAAATCACTATTTTTCTCTAAAAAATCGTTTATGACGTCTATATTCTCTTCTTTTTCGATAGTACATGTGCTATACACCAATATGCCGCCCTTTTTTACATACTGTGATGCATTTCTAAGAATTATTTTTTGCAGTGCTGATATCTTGTGTATATCACTAATGTGTTTATTCCATCTAATATCTGGTCTGTGTCTTATTGTCCCCAAACCACTGCATGGAGCATCCACTAAAACTCTATCAGCCTTTTCAATTAAGTTCTCATCAACTGTTGTAGCATCATAAAGTTGTGTTTCAATAATCTTAATGCCAAGCCTTTCCGCATTCTCATTTACAATTTTCAACTTATGTTTGTGCACATCTCTTGCTATAATATGCCCCTTATTCTTCATAAGTTCAGCGATATGAGTTGTCTTTCCACCCGGAGCACTGCAAACATCAACAATAAATTCTCCTTCCCTTGGATTTAATACATGTGATACCAGCATGGATGCCTCATCCTGAATGTAAAACAAACCCTCTTTATAGGATTGAAGATTTTCCAGACGATTAAATTTTTTTATTATTATGGCCTCATCAAGGTAGTTGCCACGTTCTGCCTCTATACCTTCATTTTTCAATTTATTTATAAGGAACTTTGGTTCCATCTTTAATGTATTTGCCCTTATAGCAATGGGCAACCTTTTATTATCTGCTTCCAGTAAATCAATAGTAAACTCGTAACCAAATTCATCAAGCCATCTTTTTACCACCCATTCAGGATGAGAATACACTATGGATAGATATTTAACCCTATCATCTTTTGGGGGCAGTTTATAAAATCTGCCATTACGTAAAAAATTTCTTAAAACAGCATTTACCATCCTGGCAGCACCTGCATTGCTATATTTCTTTGCAAGGTTTACAGATTCGTTTACAGCCGCTGATGGAGGAATCCGGTCAAGATAAATAATCTGATAAAGGCCCATCCTCAATATATTGATAACTACTATGTCTACCTCATCTATGGCCCGTGACAGGTATTGCTCCAGAATATAATCAAGGGTATTCTTTCGCTCAATCACGCCATAGGCAATTTCTAAAGCTAATCTTCTATCGCGTTCATCATCAACATCTATATTGAGCTCTTTGTTTGGATCAAAAGACTGGAATCCTCTTGGTTTTAACACATCACTTATTATATTTAATGCTGCTTCTCTTGCACTTTCCACACTTAAATCCTCCGGGTTTGTATATAGTATTCATTTGATGTATTCCAAAAATAAACTGGCTGAGTATTATCTGTTATATTTATTATGTCCATATTTTTTACATCCTGTGCAGTTGTCAGATATAGCTGGACATATTTACCAAACAGCGGGCCAATTAAACTGGCTAATACAATCGCAATGATAATGTTAAATAGATTAAAATAGCCATACTTAAATAAGAGTACTAAAAATATAATTGAAGAAATAAAATTTGTAACCGCAATACTGGTGCCACATCTCTTGTGCACAGCCAGGTACCTCTCTCCTCTTTTAAGCCTCATGCTTCCAACTTTAGCAGCCTCATAAACCATATCAGCTGGAGCATTACCCCTAATGATGAATCCATCTGTTAAGGCGTATCCACTAAGATTAAAGATACCATCATATTTCTCTTCTATTACATTTATAGTAGCATGTTCCAAAGCATGATTTTGCCTTACTACTTTATTAACAGCAATACGATATATCTCTACCGGAATCGTCACAATATTCAAAAGAGATCTAACTGTAAACTGAAATGGTAATATTATTAGATTTAATAATATAAAAACCAAAATGGGAAAGAATAAGAGAAAAAATAAATACATTTAATCTCTTTCCTCCCTTAAAACGATTAAGCGTATAAGCTGCAATATGGCTGTAAGTGTAGCAGCGAGATATGTCAATGCAGCAGCATTTAATACCTCTCTTGCAGGTTTAATTTCAGCATCTGTAAGAATATTCTCTGAGGAGAGCAACCTGATAGCCCTGTTGCTTGCATTAAACTCAACAGGTAGCGTTATGATCTGAAATATAACAACAGCCGAAAATAATATTATCCCAAAATCTAAAAGTGATGGAATACCCATTATCAAACCAATTAAAAACAACGGCCAGGCCAGATTTGATCCGAAATTTGCAACTGGCACAATTAAATTTCTAACCGTCAGCGGTATATATCCTTCCTTATGTTGTATCGCATGACCCGTTTCATGGGCTGCAACTCCAATAGCAGCAACAGATGTCCCTGAATACACATCCCTTGATAGCCTCATAACCTTTGTCGATGGATCATAATGGTCAGTAAGTGTACCACCTATAACCTCAATTGGCACATCATAAAGACCATTCATGTCAAGGAGCCTCCTTGCCACATCAGCACCCGTATAACCATGAGCATTTCTATACTTTAGATACTTATTGAATGTGCTCTGTACCTTCCCTTGCGCATATATTGCGAGAATCATAGCAGGTATCAAAATTATGAAGGTGGAATCGAATATCATTGATAGTACCTCCCGTCGATAAAATTTTTTACCGCACTTTCAACAAGATTAAGATCAACCCTCGTGTTATAGCACGGACCCTCTGGTCTAATATTTATAACACCATAGACCGGTATCCCATTGACATCCTGTATCCCACTTGTAAGATCTCTTTCACAAGCCACTGCAACTATTGCCTTGGGTTTATAATCCTTAACCGCTTTCCTTGCCAGGGTTCCTCCTGTAGCAGCAATTATACGCACACCATAGCGTTCCGAGATTTCTATTAGTCCTTTTATATCACATCTACCACATCTTCTGCAATTGTTTATATTGGTGGTTATCCTGTACACACAAGTGGACCTTTGCAAGCAATGTGGTAACAGGATCAGTATATCATCCGGAGCCACTTTAACATTTCTTGCCGCAACAAGGTTATTATTTATCTCTGCAAACGACCTCATCATCTGCTCTTTTTCTATTCCCAAAAGCCCACCAACGAACAATACCTCCGGATAAATGGTATTTAAAGCAAAGGACATAAAGTCGCTCAATTTCCTTATTGGTCTTTTCTTGAGTAAAGAGAATACAACCGCAAGAGTTCCCACAACAAGAATCAATAAAAACACCGTTAATGGAGCAGCTATTCCTATTAAGATATAATAATAAAGTCCCACATTGTGTGTCAATAATACATAAATTAAGGTAAGATAGAATATAATAACAGCTGATGTTAGTATGGTTAATACACCAATATAAACCCTCTTTTTCCCGTACAAAATTTCACTCCCTATATTAAAATAGTACCTGCTTCTACCCTATTTCCCCTGATATATTCATCGACGCTCATTGCTCTCTTACCTTCTGGTTGAAGCATGGTTATCCTTATACTGCCATCAGCACATGCTACACATAAACCCTCTTTATCCACCTTAACCACCTCTCCTGGCCTGCCATTTATTTCTTCATTGTTTATACTGCACTCCAACACTTTAATAACCTTCCCATTCATACAAAAATATGCTCCAGGCCATGGCCATGTGCCTCTTACAAGGTTTACTATCTCTTTCTTAGTTTTTCCCCAATTAATATGACCAACATCTTTACTCAACATAGGAGCATATGTTGCTTCATCTTCATCCTGACTTAAATATTGAGCTGTACCGTTTTCTATCATGTTTAATGCCTCTATCAGCGCATCAGCACCAACCTGAGAAAGTTTTGAATTAAGGGTAAGTGCATTATCCTTATCAGATATTTCCACTGGTTTCATTAAAATAATATCCCCTGCATCGAGCTTCTCACTCATTTTTACTATTGATATACCTGTAACCTTTTCACCATTTATGATCGCCCAGTTTATTGGTGCTGCTCCCCTATATTTAGGGAGTAACGAGGCATGAACATTTATGCATCCCATAGGCGGCAACGTTAGAATCTCTTTCGGTAATATATTGCCATAAGCAGCCACAACAATAATATCTGGTTTTGTCTCTTTAATTAGATTATAGGCCTCAATGTTACCTTTGAGTTTGGTTGGTTGAACTACAGGAATATTGTATTCTATCGCCAAGGATTTAACAGGAGGAGAAGATATGTTCCTGCCACGTCCTTTTGGCCTATCTGGTTGTGTAACTACAAGGCCCACATCATGAGATAAAATCAGTGCCCTTAATATAGGTACGGCAAACTCGGGTGTTCCCATAAACACAACCTTCATTCTTTTATACCACCTTCCTCTTCCGCGTCAACGTATCTAATAACCCTATCTATAAACAATACCCCATCCAAGTGATCAATCTCATGGGATAATGCTCGAGCCAGCAAATCTTCACCGGTGATTTCTATAAGTTCCCCATCTCTATTAAGTCCTCTAACAGTGAGAATCTTTGGCCTGGCCACTTCTCCTGCCACATCCGGAATGCTAAGGCACCCTTCAACGCCTATCTGTTCACCCTCTGACGCAACTATCTCCGGATTAACCAATGCAATGAGACCGCTTCCAGCATCTACGACTATTACTCTCCTCAACACACCTACCTGGGGAGCCGCAAGGCCAACCCCATCTGCTTTGTACATGGTCTCAGCCATATCATCTATCAATAACCTTATCCTATCATCAACCTCTTCGACGGTCCTACTTTTCTTTCTTAATAGTTCATCTTCATATTTTCTAATCTCTCTTAATGCCATTTTCTACCTCCTACATTAAACTAACTGGATTTACATCCATCATATATTTTACTCCATCCAACTTTTTTATATTGCGAAGACTATCAGATAAAAGCACTGCTATTTCTCTGTCATCAGTTCCTTTTAAAACAAACTGCCACCGGTATAGATCATTTATCCTTGCAACTGGGCTGGGTACAGGTCGTAACAGTTTTATATCGACTGCACCAACATTTTTTGTCAACCTCTTTATATCATTATACCATATTTCTATCGCTTTTCTAACCTGTTCACTTTCAGGACCCGAACATAACGCCCTTCCAAGCCTCATGAAAGGCGGATATCCAAATTGCTTTCTGAATTCAATCTCCTTCTGATAAAATCCAATATAATCATTACGTGCCGCATATTGGATGCTATAATTCTGCGGGTTAAAAGTCTGAATGATAACCTTGCCTTTTTTGCCTCTTCTTCCTACCCTACCCCCAAGCTGAACTAAGAGCTGGAAGGTATTTTCAGAAGATTTATAATCAGGTAGATTAAGGTTTATATCCGCAAGGATTACACCTGCCAATGTAACACCAGGAAAATCAAACCCTTTAGTAACAAGCTGGGTTCCTATAAGAATGTCAGCCTTCCCATCCCTGAAATTAGAAAAAATATCGTTTATACTGGTTAGCCCCCTTATAGAATCCCTATCCATCCTCAAAACCCTGGCATCTGGAAAAAACTTATTGATCTCCCTCTCTATCTTCTGTGTACCAAATCCCCCAAACTCCATCTCTGTACCACCACATTTGGGGCATGTACGCATAACCGTCTCATTGTAATTGCAATAATGGCATGTCAGGATTTTTTTGTCGGAGTGATATTTTAACGGTATGTCACAATGAGGGCACTTAAGTATATTACCACAATTTTTACACATAACAAAACTTGCATAACCTCGTTTGTTCAAAAAAAGTATGGCCTGATCTCCATTTTTTAAGCATGTGCCAAGCTCAGATATAAGCTTGCGGCTTAAAATACCTCTATTTCCCTTCTTTAATTCCCCTCTCAAATCCACTATCTCAAATACAGGCATACCAGTATCATTCACTCTTGTTGATAGGTTTAGCAACTCGTATTCACCTAATTGCGCTTTGTAATAGGTCTCAACCGAAGGTGTAGAACTCGACAATATAATAGAAGCATTTTCTAACTCACATCTTCTTATGGCAACCTCTTTTGCGTCATAATATGGATGCATATCTGATTGTTTAAAACCCGTATCATGTTCCTCATCTATAACAATAAGACCAAGGTCCTTCATAGGGAGAAAAACTGCACTGCGTGTGCCAACAGCAATCCTTACCTCGCCCCGTCTCACCCTGTCCCATTCATCAAAATGTTGACCATTTGATAATCTGCTATGAAAAACCGATACCATATCACCAAATCTATTGACAAATCTGGCAAAAACCTGTGGGGTCAGTGACACTTCTGGAACCAGTATGAGGACGCTTTTGCCATCCTGTAACATCTGTTCTGCAATATTCATGTATACATCTGTTTTTCCACTGTTAGATACGCCAAACAGCAAAAACTTGCTCTTCCCGTTTTTTCTTGCCATATAATAATCACTTACAACCTTTAATTGAGAGGAATTTAGCTCATACTTCTTTTCGTTAATCCTTGGAAATTTAACAATACGTCTCAATTCCCTGTACTCATAATCTATAACACCTTTTTTATACAATCTTCTTATAAAGGAGTAGTCAATTCCTGTATCCTTAACTGCTTTCGAAGCCAGCACCCAATCTTTTTCTTTAAGGTAATCAATAAAATCTTTTTCTTTTTCCTTTAAGTCATCATCAAACATTCCCTCCTTAAGCTTTATCATTCGGACCCTTTTATGTCTGGTACCACGATTTATCTCAGGGAAATAACTTATTATACCCATTTTCCTTAACCTATCAATAATTTTCTTATCCCCATCCATCTCATCTGTATACATGGTCTTTTTGCTTGTAATAATTTTCTCCAGGACAGCCCTTTCCTTATCATTTAAATTAGTATTATCTGCAGTGCCACTTATTATAATTTTCTTTTTTAAGCTAATATTGACCTCTGGGGGTATAAAGCACTTTAATGCATCAATAAAAAGACAGTTATATCTTTCCTTGATGAACTTTGCGAGAATAACCATGTTGGCACTGAAATACTTTATATCGTCTATTGATTCAATTATATTTTTCAGCTCAACAGCTGTATCAGCAATATATTTTTTCTCAATAACAAAACCATCAACCAGATTATTGTTAAAAGGTACAACTACCCTTGAACCTATATCAATGGTCTCTTGTAACTCATCGGGCACTATATAGTCAAAAATTTTATCCACTTTGGCAACAGATAAATTTACAATCACACCTGCTATCCAGCTCATATCATCACCCAAAAAATTAAACTGGGATTTACCCAGTTATTTTAATATGTCCAACATTCTGTCTAAAATGGCATCCGCAACCTGCATCTTGCTCATGAGCGGATACTTTGTGACTTTGCCATCGCGGTCAATTATGCTTATTATGTTAGTATCAACCTCAAAACCAGCACCTTTTTCTGTTACATCATTTGCAACTATCATATCCAGATTTTTTTTGTCTATCTTTTTCTTAGCATTCTCATAGAGAGCTTCTGTCTCTGCAGCAAAACCCACAAGTTTTTTATTCCCTTTTATCTTACCAAGCTGTTCCAGAATGTCTGGATTCTTAACAAGTTTCAACATGATGGCATCATCATCTTTTTTAATCTTTTGTTCTGAAACATATTCCGGTCTGTAATCCGCAACTGCTGCAGCCATAATAACTGCATCTGCCCATTCGAAATTATGCCTCACCTGTTCAAGCATCTCTTCGCACGTCTTTATATTTATGGTCTTTATCCCATCCACAGCCGGTAGGCCTGTGGGCCCTGTAATAAGCAAAACTTCAGCGCCCCTCTTATGTGCTCTTTCAGCTATAGAATAGCCCATCTTGCCTGATGACCGATTAGTTATATATCTTACAGGATCAATGGGTTCCTGAGTAGGACCTGCAGTAACTATCAAATGGACGCCGGCCAGGTCTTTATGCTGAGTCACAGATAATGTTTCTACAATACCACTAATTATATCATCCACATCTGCCAGCTTTCCTTTCCCATATACCCCACAGGCCAAAATCCCTGTAGCTGGTTCTATAAATTTGTATCCAAGAGACTTTAATTTGTTGATATTCTCTTGAGTAATCTTATTCTCATACATATTCACATTCATTGCAGGTGCAATTAAAACAGGGGCTTTTGTAGCCATAACGGTGGTTGTCAACAGATCATCAGCTATGCCATTGGCAATTTTTCCAATTATATTTGCTGTGGCTGGAGCTATAACAAAAATATCGGCTTTCGTAGCCAGTGAAATATGTTCGATCTCCCATGATTTCACCTCATCAAACATACCAACAGCGACATAATTTGATGAGAGGATCTGCAATGTCAAGGGGCTGATAAATTTCGTAGCGCTTTCTGTCATAATGACATTAACATTAGCCTTTAATTTTTTTAACCTGCTGACAATATCAGCTGCTTTATAAGCAGCTATGCTACCTGTTACGCCCAGTACAATATTTTTATTGTTTAAAACATCTACACCAATCATTTTATACCATACTTCTGCCTTTCATAAGTAATTTTACCTTCGTAAACCTCATAGGTTGCAATAGTTACAGGATTGGTAGAATCTATATCAACAAACTTTGGTGCTCCATCTACCAACTGTCTAGCGCGCTTAGCCACAAGTGTAGACAGTGTATATCTGCTGTCAACCCTCTCTAATAAATCATTAATCGCAGGATAAATCATGATGAATTTCCCTCCCTATACATTCTCAAGTCTTAAATATAAGTCCAGATTCCTTTCTACCTTGCATTTCTCAGCTGTTATAATCGCTAATACTTTCTGTGCCGCTTCACTTACTGCGTCATTTACCACTATATAATCATACTTCGTAATATACTTCAATTCTGAAAAAGCTTTCGAAAAACGCAACTTGATTTCTTCATCTGTCTCCGTAGCCCTACCTTTAATCCTCTTTTCCAGTTCGTCCATTGATGGTGGTACAATAAATATGAATACCCCATCAGGAAATTTCTCTCTTGCCTTCATGGCACCCTGTATATCAATCTCCAATATCACTTCCCTGCCT
This genomic window contains:
- the rpoZ gene encoding DNA-directed RNA polymerase subunit omega; protein product: MIYPAINDLLERVDSRYTLSTLVAKRARQLVDGAPKFVDIDSTNPVTIATYEVYEGKITYERQKYGIK
- the gmk gene encoding guanylate kinase yields the protein MNKGILIVISGPSGAGKGTICKEVLKRDPSLCLSVSATTRKPRSGEKEGVNYYFLDKAEFEEMIKNDQFLEWAEVYGNYYGTPKSYVEEKLKEGREVILEIDIQGAMKAREKFPDGVFIFIVPPSMDELEKRIKGRATETDEEIKLRFSKAFSELKYITKYDYIVVNDAVSEAAQKVLAIITAEKCKVERNLDLYLRLENV
- the coaBC gene encoding bifunctional phosphopantothenoylcysteine decarboxylase/phosphopantothenate--cysteine ligase CoaBC; translation: MIGVDVLNNKNIVLGVTGSIAAYKAADIVSRLKKLKANVNVIMTESATKFISPLTLQILSSNYVAVGMFDEVKSWEIEHISLATKADIFVIAPATANIIGKIANGIADDLLTTTVMATKAPVLIAPAMNVNMYENKITQENINKLKSLGYKFIEPATGILACGVYGKGKLADVDDIISGIVETLSVTQHKDLAGVHLIVTAGPTQEPIDPVRYITNRSSGKMGYSIAERAHKRGAEVLLITGPTGLPAVDGIKTINIKTCEEMLEQVRHNFEWADAVIMAAAVADYRPEYVSEQKIKKDDDAIMLKLVKNPDILEQLGKIKGNKKLVGFAAETEALYENAKKKIDKKNLDMIVANDVTEKGAGFEVDTNIISIIDRDGKVTKYPLMSKMQVADAILDRMLDILK
- the fmt gene encoding methionyl-tRNA formyltransferase; the encoded protein is MKVVFMGTPEFAVPILRALILSHDVGLVVTQPDRPKGRGRNISSPPVKSLAIEYNIPVVQPTKLKGNIEAYNLIKETKPDIIVVAAYGNILPKEILTLPPMGCINVHASLLPKYRGAAPINWAIINGEKVTGISIVKMSEKLDAGDIILMKPVEISDKDNALTLNSKLSQVGADALIEALNMIENGTAQYLSQDEDEATYAPMLSKDVGHINWGKTKKEIVNLVRGTWPWPGAYFCMNGKVIKVLECSINNEEINGRPGEVVKVDKEGLCVACADGSIRITMLQPEGKRAMSVDEYIRGNRVEAGTILI
- a CDS encoding DUF6391 domain-containing protein; the encoded protein is MYLFFLLFFPILVFILLNLIILPFQFTVRSLLNIVTIPVEIYRIAVNKVVRQNHALEHATINVIEEKYDGIFNLSGYALTDGFIIRGNAPADMVYEAAKVGSMRLKRGERYLAVHKRCGTSIAVTNFISSIIFLVLLFKYGYFNLFNIIIAIVLASLIGPLFGKYVQLYLTTAQDVKNMDIINITDNTQPVYFWNTSNEYYIQTRRI
- the priA gene encoding primosomal protein N' encodes the protein MSWIAGVIVNLSVAKVDKIFDYIVPDELQETIDIGSRVVVPFNNNLVDGFVIEKKYIADTAVELKNIIESIDDIKYFSANMVILAKFIKERYNCLFIDALKCFIPPEVNISLKKKIIISGTADNTNLNDKERAVLEKIITSKKTMYTDEMDGDKKIIDRLRKMGIISYFPEINRGTRHKRVRMIKLKEGMFDDDLKEKEKDFIDYLKEKDWVLASKAVKDTGIDYSFIRRLYKKGVIDYEYRELRRIVKFPRINEKKYELNSSQLKVVSDYYMARKNGKSKFLLFGVSNSGKTDVYMNIAEQMLQDGKSVLILVPEVSLTPQVFARFVNRFGDMVSVFHSRLSNGQHFDEWDRVRRGEVRIAVGTRSAVFLPMKDLGLIVIDEEHDTGFKQSDMHPYYDAKEVAIRRCELENASIILSSSTPSVETYYKAQLGEYELLNLSTRVNDTGMPVFEIVDLRGELKKGNRGILSRKLISELGTCLKNGDQAILFLNKRGYASFVMCKNCGNILKCPHCDIPLKYHSDKKILTCHYCNYNETVMRTCPKCGGTEMEFGGFGTQKIEREINKFFPDARVLRMDRDSIRGLTSINDIFSNFRDGKADILIGTQLVTKGFDFPGVTLAGVILADINLNLPDYKSSENTFQLLVQLGGRVGRRGKKGKVIIQTFNPQNYSIQYAARNDYIGFYQKEIEFRKQFGYPPFMRLGRALCSGPESEQVRKAIEIWYNDIKRLTKNVGAVDIKLLRPVPSPVARINDLYRWQFVLKGTDDREIAVLLSDSLRNIKKLDGVKYMMDVNPVSLM
- the rsmB gene encoding 16S rRNA (cytosine(967)-C(5))-methyltransferase RsmB — protein: MESAREAALNIISDVLKPRGFQSFDPNKELNIDVDDERDRRLALEIAYGVIERKNTLDYILEQYLSRAIDEVDIVVINILRMGLYQIIYLDRIPPSAAVNESVNLAKKYSNAGAARMVNAVLRNFLRNGRFYKLPPKDDRVKYLSIVYSHPEWVVKRWLDEFGYEFTIDLLEADNKRLPIAIRANTLKMEPKFLINKLKNEGIEAERGNYLDEAIIIKKFNRLENLQSYKEGLFYIQDEASMLVSHVLNPREGEFIVDVCSAPGGKTTHIAELMKNKGHIIARDVHKHKLKIVNENAERLGIKIIETQLYDATTVDENLIEKADRVLVDAPCSGLGTIRHRPDIRWNKHISDIHKISALQKIILRNASQYVKKGGILVYSTCTIEKEENIDVINDFLEKNSDFRLIDFNDLLPSNLMLRDSGTGYITLYPSLNQTDGFFIAKMSRLG
- the rlmN gene encoding 23S rRNA (adenine(2503)-C(2))-methyltransferase RlmN encodes the protein MNKEDIKDYTIEELRGIVVELGEPGYRADQVFEWIYKDVNDFDDMTNLPRSLRGRLSDRYFIFKSNVMKEENYKDACKFLVSLEDSNSIETVLLSYKYGYTLCASSQVGCKMGCSFCASTINGFVRNLKPGEMVEQIMAVQRLKGVRISRVVLMGSGEPLDNYDNVLRFVRIINEKKGLNIGARHITISTCGIVPGIYKLADEGLQLTLAVSLHAASDEKRMSIMPINRAYPIKDIIASIKYYIEHTNKRVTFEYSMIRDFNDKEEDAETLALLIRGLLCHVNLIPVNRIEETEFLPSTTERVKRFKEKLEKFGINVTVRRSLGGKINAACGQLRRSYLEKRE
- the def gene encoding peptide deformylase, with the translated sequence MALREIRKYEDELLRKKSRTVEEVDDRIRLLIDDMAETMYKADGVGLAAPQVGVLRRVIVVDAGSGLIALVNPEIVASEGEQIGVEGCLSIPDVAGEVARPKILTVRGLNRDGELIEITGEDLLARALSHEIDHLDGVLFIDRVIRYVDAEEEGGIKE
- a CDS encoding zinc metallopeptidase, which produces MIFDSTFIILIPAMILAIYAQGKVQSTFNKYLKYRNAHGYTGADVARRLLDMNGLYDVPIEVIGGTLTDHYDPSTKVMRLSRDVYSGTSVAAIGVAAHETGHAIQHKEGYIPLTVRNLIVPVANFGSNLAWPLFLIGLIMGIPSLLDFGIILFSAVVIFQIITLPVEFNASNRAIRLLSSENILTDAEIKPAREVLNAAALTYLAATLTAILQLIRLIVLREERD
- a CDS encoding DUF116 domain-containing protein, translated to MYGKKRVYIGVLTILTSAVIIFYLTLIYVLLTHNVGLYYYILIGIAAPLTVFLLILVVGTLAVVFSLLKKRPIRKLSDFMSFALNTIYPEVLFVGGLLGIEKEQMMRSFAEINNNLVAARNVKVAPDDILILLPHCLQRSTCVYRITTNINNCRRCGRCDIKGLIEISERYGVRIIAATGGTLARKAVKDYKPKAIVAVACERDLTSGIQDVNGIPVYGVINIRPEGPCYNTRVDLNLVESAVKNFIDGRYYQ